A portion of the Chondrinema litorale genome contains these proteins:
- a CDS encoding sulfatase: MKYGKLILLFISAWLAACSPQREKIPQPNILFIAVDDLRPELGCYGQSHIISPNIDKLANSGMAFTNAYCNIPVCGASRASLLTGIRPTANRFVDYNTWANEDVPGAISLPALFKQNGYHTISNGKVFHHKDDLKDSWTEAPWNPAETSSYMNYQTQLNQDIFSDGTQRGFPYEAGDVADTAYFDGKIASKTIADLKRLKEEGKPFFVATGFLKPHLPFNAPKKYWDLYPEENIQLPDNYYPPQNAPKAAIHNFGELRSYYSIPKKGPVADSTALNLIRGYYACVSYVDVQIGLVLDALDELGLAENTIVVLWGDHGWQLGEHSIWCKHANFKTSLNAPLIIRAPGYNDEHRSKALVEFIDIYPTLCELSGLEKPTQLHGKSFVPLLENPDQAWKEKVYSRFIKGESIITDRYLYTEWINQQDSIYASMLYDHQTDPDENKNIVGADGIKDTVQSLHNQLHQHIETDRTYINESQQGG, from the coding sequence ATGAAATATGGAAAATTAATCTTGCTATTTATCTCTGCTTGGTTAGCAGCCTGTTCGCCTCAGAGAGAGAAAATACCACAACCCAATATTTTGTTTATCGCGGTGGATGATTTGAGGCCGGAACTGGGTTGCTATGGACAAAGTCACATTATTTCGCCCAATATCGACAAATTGGCCAACTCAGGAATGGCATTTACAAATGCCTATTGCAACATTCCTGTATGTGGTGCTTCAAGGGCAAGTTTACTAACTGGGATTCGCCCCACAGCAAACCGCTTTGTAGATTACAATACTTGGGCTAACGAAGATGTTCCCGGAGCGATTAGTTTGCCGGCACTTTTCAAGCAAAATGGTTATCACACAATTTCCAACGGAAAGGTATTTCATCATAAAGATGATTTAAAAGACAGTTGGACAGAGGCACCTTGGAATCCGGCAGAAACGAGTAGTTATATGAACTACCAGACACAGCTTAACCAAGATATTTTTAGTGATGGCACACAAAGAGGTTTTCCTTACGAAGCAGGTGATGTGGCTGACACAGCCTATTTTGACGGAAAAATTGCATCAAAAACCATTGCTGATCTTAAAAGACTCAAAGAAGAAGGCAAGCCATTTTTTGTGGCTACGGGTTTCTTAAAACCACATTTGCCATTTAATGCTCCTAAAAAATATTGGGATTTATATCCTGAGGAGAATATTCAATTACCAGACAATTATTATCCGCCACAAAATGCACCTAAAGCGGCTATTCATAATTTTGGGGAATTGAGATCGTATTACAGCATTCCTAAAAAGGGACCTGTGGCAGATAGTACAGCATTAAACTTAATTAGGGGTTATTATGCTTGTGTGAGTTATGTGGATGTTCAAATTGGTCTCGTGTTGGATGCTTTAGATGAATTAGGCTTAGCCGAAAATACCATTGTGGTACTTTGGGGCGACCACGGTTGGCAATTGGGCGAACATAGTATTTGGTGTAAACATGCCAATTTTAAAACCTCACTCAATGCACCTTTAATAATAAGAGCACCTGGTTATAATGATGAACACAGATCAAAAGCTTTGGTGGAGTTTATAGACATTTACCCAACTTTATGTGAACTATCTGGACTTGAAAAGCCTACACAGCTACATGGTAAAAGTTTTGTGCCATTGCTCGAAAATCCAGATCAAGCATGGAAAGAGAAAGTGTATTCCAGATTTATAAAAGGTGAATCTATTATTACAGATAGGTATTTGTATACAGAATGGATTAACCAGCAAGATTCTATTTATGCGAGTATGTTGTATGATCACCAAACTGACCCAGATGAAAACAAGAATATTGTTGGTGCTGATGGCATAAAAGACACTGTACAAAGCTTGCATAATCAATTACACCAACACATCGAAACTGATAGAACCTATATAAATGAAAGCCAGCAAGGTGGTTAG
- a CDS encoding DUF1877 family protein: MGIVKEYYRVEDKMIDYFVQNPEEASDYFDNNYCFMGGKYHDNPERHFYLDKSWDEIIPLLIKCDNSENNIVKEINGISFRYFDDPFYIKSELAAEICDALQLIVEEDLREAYNISKMKSSELNDDLWKNYFLLYINKLKAAFQTAKRFKDGIVINAC; encoded by the coding sequence ATGGGTATCGTAAAAGAGTATTATAGAGTAGAAGATAAGATGATCGATTATTTTGTTCAGAATCCTGAAGAAGCTAGCGATTACTTTGATAATAATTATTGTTTTATGGGTGGTAAATATCATGATAACCCAGAAAGACATTTTTATTTAGATAAATCTTGGGATGAAATTATTCCATTATTGATAAAATGTGATAATTCTGAAAATAATATAGTAAAAGAGATAAATGGAATAAGCTTTAGGTATTTTGATGATCCCTTCTACATAAAATCAGAATTAGCGGCTGAAATATGCGATGCTTTACAATTAATTGTAGAAGAAGATTTAAGGGAAGCTTATAATATTTCGAAAATGAAGAGTAGTGAATTAAATGATGATCTCTGGAAAAATTATTTTCTTCTTTACATAAATAAATTAAAAGCTGCATTTCAAACAGCAAAGAGGTTTAAAGATGGTATTGTGATAAATGCGTGTTAG
- a CDS encoding GNAT family N-acetyltransferase produces MFSDIKTERLRLSQLQAADIPNIVSYASNKKVADMTMNIPHPYKEEDAIYWINSANEGFKRRTQFTFRVAIKESNKFIGGMGLKIDNRFNKAELGYWIGEPYWGNGYATEAAGAVLSFGFEVLNLNKIFATHLIDNPASGKVMKKNGMIKEAELVEHFRKDEKYLTVVQYRLTRKEYEERKM; encoded by the coding sequence ATGTTTTCTGATATAAAAACTGAAAGGCTAAGGTTAAGTCAGTTGCAAGCAGCAGACATTCCTAACATAGTATCATATGCTAGTAATAAGAAAGTTGCAGACATGACTATGAATATCCCACATCCTTATAAAGAGGAAGATGCCATATACTGGATTAACTCAGCAAACGAAGGTTTTAAAAGAAGAACTCAATTTACTTTTAGAGTCGCAATAAAAGAAAGCAACAAGTTTATTGGAGGTATGGGGCTCAAAATAGATAACCGATTTAACAAAGCCGAACTAGGTTATTGGATTGGTGAACCATATTGGGGTAATGGCTATGCCACAGAAGCCGCCGGAGCAGTGTTAAGTTTTGGGTTTGAAGTGTTAAACTTGAATAAAATCTTTGCAACACATTTAATAGATAACCCTGCATCAGGCAAAGTGATGAAAAAAAATGGAATGATTAAAGAAGCCGAGTTAGTAGAGCATTTTAGAAAAGATGAAAAATACCTAACCGTGGTGCAATACAGACTTACCAGAAAAGAATACGAGGAGAGAAAGATGTAA
- a CDS encoding discoidin domain-containing protein: MQKTTIKTLGIKLCFIAASTWLLFSCSEEDEVTPVTNLSLEATASASSTYYGYSADNINDGDTNTEVGPKSSWTNSNSSTDSGKLPQWVMLDFGTEKSFSRIELYTSEDYLIQDYQLQYFDGVAWQTIEDVTDNTFLIRSHTFDKIISSKVRLYGTKGPDNQSVYVRVNELEVWTE; the protein is encoded by the coding sequence ATGCAAAAAACTACCATTAAAACATTAGGAATTAAACTGTGCTTTATTGCAGCTTCTACATGGCTATTATTTTCATGCTCTGAAGAAGACGAAGTAACTCCTGTAACTAATCTTTCTTTGGAGGCTACAGCTTCAGCGAGTTCTACATACTATGGTTATTCGGCAGATAATATAAACGATGGCGATACTAATACAGAAGTAGGTCCGAAAAGCAGTTGGACCAATTCTAACAGTAGTACTGATAGTGGAAAACTACCTCAATGGGTGATGTTGGATTTTGGAACAGAGAAATCATTTTCAAGGATAGAATTATATACTTCAGAAGATTACTTAATTCAAGATTACCAGTTACAGTATTTTGATGGAGTGGCTTGGCAAACAATTGAGGATGTAACCGACAATACTTTTCTTATTCGATCTCACACTTTTGACAAAATAATAAGCTCAAAAGTAAGACTATACGGCACCAAAGGACCAGACAACCAGAGTGTTTATGTAAGAGTAAATGAGCTGGAAGTTTGGACTGAGTAG
- a CDS encoding cyanophycinase, translating into MKKSAFLLLNLLFTFTIAFSQSEPEELVTTGPQKGSLVIVGGGKVGNEIWKRFIELAGGKDAPIVVIPTAGGGESYDETYSAIPALKEAGATNVTLLHTYDRETADTDAFIEPLKNAKAVWFGGGRQWRLVDAYKDTKTEGMFWQILDKGGVIGGSSAGATIQGSYLARGDTKNNQIMMGDHEEGFGFVKNIAIDQHVLVRNRQFDMFDILKNKPELLGIGIDESTAVVVQGNEFEVIGKSYVLIYDTTFWSREGFALKNLPERNQLFYFLKEGDKYNMEKRERME; encoded by the coding sequence ATGAAAAAATCAGCTTTCCTTTTATTAAATTTATTATTCACTTTTACTATAGCTTTTTCTCAAAGTGAACCAGAAGAACTTGTAACTACTGGACCCCAAAAGGGCTCTTTGGTAATTGTAGGAGGTGGTAAAGTTGGCAACGAAATCTGGAAACGTTTTATAGAATTAGCTGGAGGAAAAGATGCCCCTATTGTTGTGATTCCAACAGCAGGAGGTGGAGAAAGTTATGATGAGACTTATAGTGCCATACCTGCATTAAAAGAAGCTGGTGCCACAAATGTAACTTTACTACATACGTATGATAGAGAAACAGCCGATACTGATGCTTTTATTGAACCATTAAAAAATGCCAAAGCAGTTTGGTTTGGTGGAGGTAGGCAATGGCGACTGGTAGATGCTTACAAAGACACTAAAACAGAGGGCATGTTTTGGCAAATTCTGGATAAAGGAGGCGTAATTGGTGGCTCTTCGGCAGGAGCGACCATACAAGGTTCTTATTTGGCGAGAGGCGACACAAAAAACAATCAGATTATGATGGGTGACCATGAAGAGGGTTTTGGTTTTGTGAAAAACATTGCCATAGATCAGCACGTGTTGGTGCGCAACAGGCAGTTTGATATGTTCGATATTTTAAAGAACAAGCCTGAGCTATTAGGCATCGGTATTGACGAGAGCACAGCGGTTGTGGTGCAGGGAAATGAGTTTGAGGTGATAGGTAAAAGCTATGTATTGATTTACGATACTACTTTTTGGTCTCGCGAAGGATTCGCCCTAAAAAATCTGCCCGAAAGAAATCAGCTTTTTTACTTCCTTAAAGAAGGTGATAAATACAATATGGAGAAAAGAGAACGGATGGAGTAA
- a CDS encoding outer membrane beta-barrel protein → MKYLYSTLLLIIISFSANAQLSKGLKQIGGSINASHSKTNSENPGYISSDIYDDSRTSFSFSPSFGFFIKDNISLSAGLGYNYLKNISEYPDDEGTTKETFKNKSFTFTINSRFHKSVTDNFYLFLQPSASVSIGNRQYEQHEDEGTKYYTFSLGISPGLLFMINEKFGIESTFGFLGYTKSKNKPYDDSQTLPNSENNNLNFNLSPSTLQFGFRYYFE, encoded by the coding sequence ATGAAATACCTTTATAGCACATTATTATTAATTATCATTTCTTTCTCTGCCAATGCACAACTCAGCAAAGGGCTAAAACAAATTGGAGGATCGATTAATGCATCTCATTCAAAAACAAACTCAGAAAACCCTGGATATATATCATCCGATATTTATGATGATAGCAGGACTAGCTTTAGTTTTTCACCTTCTTTTGGGTTCTTCATAAAAGATAATATTAGTTTAAGTGCAGGATTGGGCTATAATTATTTAAAAAATATATCAGAATACCCTGATGATGAAGGAACAACTAAGGAAACTTTCAAAAACAAAAGTTTTACGTTCACAATCAATAGCCGCTTTCACAAATCAGTTACAGACAACTTTTATCTTTTTTTGCAACCATCTGCAAGCGTAAGTATCGGTAACAGACAATACGAACAACATGAAGATGAAGGCACAAAATACTACACATTTTCATTAGGAATTAGTCCAGGTTTGCTATTTATGATTAATGAAAAATTTGGCATTGAAAGCACTTTTGGTTTTTTAGGTTATACCAAATCTAAAAATAAGCCTTATGATGATTCTCAAACCCTCCCAAATTCAGAAAATAATAATCTAAATTTTAACTTATCTCCAAGTACATTACAGTTTGGCTTTCGATATTATTTCGAGTAA
- a CDS encoding outer membrane beta-barrel protein, with amino-acid sequence MKYIYSTFLLIIISISAHAQLDKGLKQIGSSFSFNSRDFTNENVNTAYDDNDFTLNISPRFGYFINDNVSIGFGLGYTSINNKTEVLRNNSSIPINYKTTTNTFDFSIFSRFHKPITDKFYVFLQPFASASFGKTHSDEYTDNQQVRSLDIGMSPGLLYMINKNFGLESTFGFIGYNHYSTKAVDNPRTATETSRNNIGLDLSTYTLELGLYYYF; translated from the coding sequence ATGAAATACATATATAGTACATTTTTACTAATCATCATCTCCATATCAGCACATGCACAATTAGATAAGGGATTGAAACAAATTGGTAGTTCATTCTCATTCAATTCAAGAGATTTTACCAATGAAAATGTGAACACCGCTTACGACGACAATGATTTTACATTAAATATATCTCCTAGATTCGGGTATTTCATAAATGATAATGTGAGTATAGGTTTTGGATTAGGATATACCAGTATTAATAACAAAACTGAGGTTCTAAGAAACAACTCCTCTATACCCATAAATTACAAGACAACAACAAACACTTTTGATTTTTCAATTTTTAGTAGATTTCATAAACCTATTACAGATAAGTTTTATGTTTTTTTACAACCATTTGCCTCAGCAAGTTTCGGTAAAACGCATAGTGATGAATATACTGATAATCAACAGGTAAGAAGCTTAGACATTGGTATGTCGCCAGGCCTATTATATATGATCAATAAAAACTTTGGACTTGAAAGCACTTTTGGATTTATTGGTTATAACCACTATAGTACAAAAGCTGTAGACAATCCTAGAACAGCTACAGAAACCTCACGGAATAACATTGGCTTAGATTTATCTACCTACACTTTAGAGTTAGGGTTGTATTATTATTTTTAA
- a CDS encoding HNH endonuclease translates to MKLDNFKRYQNGLTLDTLFPKLMGVCACGCANKLEGRRKKWYSDECRKKALFEFYIIKGDPTFIRKLLFEIDKGFCRSCGSSDEEWEADHIIPVTLGGGACGLDNYQTLCKHCHIEKSKLDTIPNSSYVFTSRFNIICNSYYRIRAD, encoded by the coding sequence ATGAAGTTAGATAACTTTAAGCGATATCAAAATGGACTAACTTTAGATACTTTATTTCCAAAATTAATGGGTGTTTGCGCATGTGGTTGTGCAAATAAACTAGAAGGAAGGCGAAAAAAATGGTATAGTGATGAATGTAGAAAAAAAGCACTTTTTGAATTTTATATTATAAAAGGAGATCCTACTTTTATAAGAAAACTACTTTTTGAAATTGATAAAGGATTTTGTAGAAGTTGTGGCTCTTCCGATGAAGAATGGGAAGCAGATCATATTATACCAGTAACATTGGGAGGTGGAGCCTGTGGACTAGACAACTACCAAACATTGTGTAAACATTGCCATATTGAAAAATCAAAATTAGATACTATCCCAAATAGCTCTTATGTTTTTACATCCAGATTTAATATCATTTGTAATTCTTATTATCGAATTAGGGCAGATTGA
- a CDS encoding ComEC/Rec2 family competence protein → MSNHCEVVFWDVQHGHMTYIKTPNNRHIVIDLGTGDYSKGIENFSPLLHLKNKYKVNQLDYVIITHPHLDHIDDILNFDALKPRVLLRPNHLSNDEVMERVLERDRAKFEKYCEINNRYNQPIDPSSIDDKSNPSNWGGLEIKTFIPKSCNHNNFNNHSIISVFEFANIKVVIPGDNEKCSFDELMSKNDFVEAISNADILLAPHHGRMSGFNNDFVKAVNPRITVVSDSKFCDTSANANYTAKSRGWTVHNKSNFTSKQRKCLTTASDGEVVAHFGYQPSGRSYLKVMIK, encoded by the coding sequence ATGAGCAATCATTGTGAAGTTGTCTTTTGGGATGTGCAACATGGTCATATGACATATATTAAAACTCCTAATAACAGACATATTGTAATAGATTTGGGAACTGGGGATTATTCAAAAGGAATTGAGAATTTTAGCCCATTACTTCATCTAAAAAATAAATACAAAGTAAATCAGCTTGATTACGTTATCATTACTCATCCCCACCTAGATCATATTGACGACATTCTCAATTTTGATGCTTTGAAACCAAGAGTATTACTTAGGCCAAATCATTTAAGTAATGATGAAGTAATGGAGAGAGTACTTGAAAGAGACAGAGCAAAATTTGAAAAATATTGTGAAATAAATAATAGATACAACCAACCAATTGATCCAAGTTCAATTGATGATAAATCAAATCCTAGTAATTGGGGTGGGCTTGAAATAAAAACCTTTATTCCAAAATCTTGTAATCATAACAATTTTAATAATCATAGTATAATAAGTGTTTTTGAATTTGCAAATATAAAAGTTGTAATACCTGGAGATAATGAAAAATGCTCTTTTGACGAGCTTATGTCTAAAAATGATTTTGTTGAAGCTATATCAAATGCTGATATTTTACTAGCTCCTCATCATGGACGTATGTCAGGATTTAATAACGACTTTGTTAAGGCTGTAAATCCTAGAATAACTGTTGTATCAGACTCCAAGTTTTGTGACACAAGTGCTAATGCAAATTATACTGCAAAAAGTAGAGGATGGACTGTACACAATAAAAGTAATTTCACTTCAAAACAAAGAAAATGTTTAACAACAGCTTCTGATGGAGAAGTGGTAGCACATTTTGGATATCAACCAAGTGGCAGGAGTTATCTAAAGGTAATGATTAAATAA
- a CDS encoding AAA family ATPase yields the protein MHVKKLKIVKLYGYIDKVIDFNHDLTILVGINGAGKTSILNIVNWILRPSLPNLCVTDFKSLTLFFEYQKENYEINCIHYKSTFRYKLKVGSSQMHPLIVKLREHPSNIENNENLKQQVLQSYLHLGPDDKEKKTWQVISKFPKPTVVGLDRHLYAEESEQVFVEDSLKGDVIRRKQKVSISPLDRVKEIINKEYRKQKNSILNLTNSLKNHLMLSAFNGSITEESFSSGIRYKLTYQQIENAENRVHDYFENFEETIFGDSEKETVKKYFSDLKAITTEYQNNPEKDIVKLLYGLNANQFIKVRKLLREFEKFEEKVSKTTAQIQNYLQTLNYFFKDSGKEIAFKEDTFELTFNTINRKGEIEIKYKDINFLSSGEQQILILFSYIAFNNSDGKIFIIDEPELSLHIKWQEDFLEKLDTITPNNTQIILATHSPILVSKKKKKAQLLVPYN from the coding sequence ATGCATGTTAAAAAACTAAAAATAGTAAAGTTATATGGTTATATTGATAAAGTAATTGACTTCAATCATGACTTAACTATACTTGTCGGAATTAATGGGGCAGGAAAGACTAGTATATTAAATATTGTTAATTGGATTCTTAGGCCATCTCTACCAAATTTATGTGTGACCGACTTTAAGTCACTCACACTATTTTTTGAATACCAAAAAGAAAATTACGAAATAAATTGCATCCATTATAAATCAACTTTTCGCTATAAATTGAAGGTAGGGAGCAGTCAAATGCATCCTCTTATAGTGAAATTGAGAGAACATCCCTCAAATATTGAAAATAATGAAAATCTTAAACAACAAGTACTTCAAAGTTATTTGCATCTAGGTCCAGATGATAAGGAGAAAAAAACTTGGCAAGTTATTTCTAAATTCCCAAAACCAACAGTTGTAGGTTTAGATAGACATTTATATGCAGAAGAGTCTGAACAAGTATTTGTTGAAGACAGCTTGAAAGGAGATGTCATTAGAAGAAAACAAAAAGTGTCTATTTCTCCACTTGATCGTGTAAAGGAAATAATAAATAAAGAATATAGAAAACAAAAAAACTCAATTCTTAACCTTACAAATTCTCTTAAAAATCACTTAATGCTTTCGGCTTTTAATGGAAGTATTACTGAAGAATCCTTTTCAAGTGGAATTAGATACAAACTCACATATCAACAAATAGAAAATGCTGAAAATCGAGTACATGACTATTTTGAGAATTTTGAAGAGACAATCTTTGGAGATTCGGAAAAGGAAACAGTAAAAAAATATTTTTCTGATTTAAAAGCTATTACTACAGAATATCAAAATAACCCTGAAAAAGACATTGTAAAACTCCTATACGGATTAAATGCAAACCAATTTATAAAAGTCAGAAAACTACTTCGTGAATTCGAAAAATTTGAAGAAAAAGTTTCAAAAACAACTGCACAAATTCAAAACTATTTACAAACTTTAAATTATTTTTTTAAAGATTCTGGTAAGGAAATAGCGTTTAAAGAAGATACTTTTGAATTAACTTTTAATACAATTAATAGAAAAGGAGAGATAGAAATCAAATATAAAGATATTAACTTTTTATCATCAGGTGAACAACAGATATTAATCCTTTTCTCTTATATAGCATTTAATAATTCCGATGGTAAAATATTTATAATAGATGAGCCAGAGCTCTCATTACATATTAAATGGCAAGAAGATTTCTTAGAAAAATTAGATACAATAACACCAAATAACACGCAAATTATTCTTGCAACTCATAGTCCAATTTTAGTAAGTAAAAAGAAAAAAAAGGCGCAGTTGTTAGTGCCTTATAATTAA
- a CDS encoding DUF4435 domain-containing protein: protein MEQGFPVLTDSFLNGQDIFYGQFNDIEFYVEDTDQENLYFNVLKKLFPDLKFEKIFPLNGKTNVISTAQQTSNDNKKVYIVDLDFDEILNQKENINNLFYLNCYSIENSLLSKEAVYEIIKQHNPKLKDADITNQFNYNYILKSAAECLQKLIEAFVVIRKFELGIQYYNINTSRDFDFNIPSPHFRMNFISDYLESVEQSLKHIDRRFTLLSKSKEFRSYFNKLVNFLLNAPGKYILRIIKDRLYQMNLIYNMSLESFTYLLSKEFQGEELDYLKSEISSFIE from the coding sequence ATGGAGCAAGGATTTCCAGTACTGACAGATTCATTTCTCAATGGGCAAGATATATTTTATGGACAATTTAATGATATTGAATTTTATGTAGAGGATACTGATCAAGAAAATTTATATTTTAATGTTTTAAAAAAGTTATTTCCTGATTTAAAATTTGAAAAGATATTTCCTCTCAATGGTAAAACCAATGTTATATCTACAGCTCAACAAACAAGTAATGATAATAAAAAAGTTTATATAGTTGACCTAGATTTTGATGAAATACTTAATCAAAAAGAAAATATTAATAATTTGTTTTATTTAAACTGCTATTCAATTGAAAACTCTTTACTTTCAAAAGAAGCTGTTTATGAAATTATAAAACAACATAATCCAAAGTTAAAAGATGCTGATATAACAAACCAATTTAATTATAATTACATTCTAAAGTCTGCCGCAGAATGTTTACAAAAACTTATTGAAGCATTTGTGGTGATAAGAAAGTTTGAGCTTGGTATTCAATATTATAACATTAATACTAGCCGAGACTTTGATTTTAATATTCCTTCTCCGCATTTTAGAATGAATTTTATTTCGGATTATCTAGAATCAGTTGAACAAAGTTTAAAACATATTGATCGTAGATTCACACTTTTATCTAAGTCTAAAGAATTTAGAAGCTACTTTAATAAATTAGTTAACTTTCTGTTAAATGCTCCAGGTAAATATATTCTAAGAATTATCAAAGATAGACTCTATCAGATGAATTTAATTTATAATATGTCACTTGAATCATTTACCTATCTACTTTCTAAAGAATTTCAAGGCGAAGAATTAGACTATTTAAAAAGTGAAATATCATCTTTTATAGAATAA
- a CDS encoding transglutaminase domain-containing protein: MNAVSTHIASLSDGKDTYLGRATIEETLQQMKRIATLYSYQVASLALELKGKDRKASAKNIWNWVRKHIRYQKDVSGKEELRRPARVIKDQAGDCDCTSILISALLQNLGIPHFFRVVDVTGEGWEHVYIVALDELGNHIYLDTVPEIPYFNFEHPHIKKQDFYMKNLAGIDNEELILINTYLSEIMLALNKFEETEEIKLEKALVKTVRVYLNDASLSKKVIENAYQRSIYFKEVYKELLGYAMNGLGVIPVVAAGAVALVNSNAGKAIISTIGSKVTGAISNLLKKGGKGGIGQTTLSPGDIFEDQAGNTVKILSDYDSGLGYSMSINNGASTSAVRASEAAIGIDGKIYLRNRGGKDKDPEYFLIEKGASFAGRQNIKLLYKADKNSQGEWPKAVLDAFEAQIVAQNASAQQSVQQYATTTQNSYQPTGTQTDQSASRSLTITTENQDPEKGNSESFYQKNKTLIMVVVAIVVMITVGSGIFLMSKKSK, encoded by the coding sequence ATGAATGCAGTAAGCACACATATCGCCAGTCTTTCAGATGGAAAAGATACCTATTTGGGAAGAGCCACTATTGAAGAAACACTTCAGCAGATGAAAAGAATTGCTACACTCTATTCCTACCAGGTAGCTTCTTTGGCTTTAGAGCTGAAAGGAAAAGACCGCAAGGCCTCTGCAAAAAATATTTGGAATTGGGTAAGAAAGCATATCAGGTATCAAAAAGATGTATCTGGAAAGGAAGAATTAAGGAGACCTGCAAGGGTGATCAAAGATCAAGCAGGTGACTGTGATTGCACGAGTATATTGATCTCTGCCCTACTTCAAAACTTAGGTATCCCTCATTTTTTTAGAGTAGTAGATGTAACAGGTGAAGGTTGGGAGCATGTCTATATTGTTGCCTTAGATGAGTTAGGAAATCACATATACTTAGATACTGTCCCAGAAATACCCTATTTCAATTTTGAACACCCCCATATCAAAAAACAAGATTTTTATATGAAAAACTTAGCTGGTATTGATAATGAAGAACTGATTCTTATCAATACATATTTAAGCGAAATCATGCTTGCCTTAAACAAGTTTGAAGAAACAGAGGAAATCAAACTTGAAAAAGCCCTAGTAAAAACAGTCAGGGTATACTTAAATGATGCCAGTCTATCTAAAAAGGTAATTGAAAATGCATACCAAAGAAGCATTTACTTCAAAGAAGTATACAAGGAGCTTTTAGGCTATGCCATGAATGGCTTAGGGGTGATTCCTGTTGTTGCTGCTGGTGCAGTTGCTCTAGTAAATAGTAATGCAGGAAAAGCCATCATTTCAACGATTGGCTCAAAAGTAACTGGAGCCATTAGTAATTTATTAAAGAAAGGTGGCAAAGGAGGGATTGGGCAAACCACACTTTCCCCAGGAGATATTTTTGAGGATCAAGCAGGCAATACAGTTAAAATCCTGAGTGATTATGATAGCGGCTTAGGTTATTCCATGTCCATCAATAATGGGGCTTCCACTTCAGCAGTAAGAGCCTCAGAGGCAGCTATTGGTATAGATGGCAAAATCTATTTGAGAAATCGCGGAGGCAAAGACAAAGATCCAGAGTATTTTTTAATTGAAAAAGGGGCTTCTTTTGCTGGAAGGCAAAATATCAAGCTTTTATACAAAGCAGACAAAAACTCACAAGGAGAATGGCCTAAAGCGGTATTGGATGCATTCGAAGCGCAAATTGTTGCACAAAATGCCAGTGCACAACAAAGTGTACAGCAGTATGCTACTACCACACAAAATAGTTATCAGCCGACAGGCACTCAAACAGATCAATCTGCTTCCAGGTCACTTACCATTACTACTGAAAATCAAGATCCTGAAAAAGGAAATAGTGAATCATTTTATCAAAAGAATAAAACGCTCATCATGGTAGTGGTGGCTATAGTGGTGATGATCACTGTAGGAAGTGGCATTTTTTTAATGAGTAAAAAATCAAAATAA